In Turicibacter sanguinis, a genomic segment contains:
- a CDS encoding TetR/AcrR family transcriptional regulator, producing the protein MPPKARISKEQIIDKAVDLIRKEKTLTASTLSKELKCSTQPIFWYFNNMEEVKSETLKQAHKNFSDFLRVPIEGISSYKSTGIRYIQFARNEKGLFKLLFMSERSKDENIFVDDSNIHFLTNLICKTEFVDKSKADEIYKIMWLFCHGIATMIATKTVEINDSEVEYMLETVCKGIIGGNRNETIIKR; encoded by the coding sequence ATGCCACCAAAAGCAAGAATTAGTAAAGAACAAATTATAGATAAAGCGGTTGATTTGATTAGAAAGGAGAAAACATTAACAGCCTCTACATTGAGTAAAGAGCTTAAATGTTCAACACAACCTATATTTTGGTATTTCAATAATATGGAAGAAGTTAAGAGTGAAACTTTAAAGCAAGCGCATAAAAATTTTAGCGATTTTTTGCGTGTACCAATTGAAGGTATTTCATCATATAAATCTACTGGAATTAGGTATATTCAGTTTGCACGTAATGAAAAGGGATTATTTAAGCTCCTTTTTATGAGTGAACGTTCAAAAGATGAAAATATTTTTGTAGATGATTCGAACATACATTTTTTAACTAACCTAATATGTAAAACAGAGTTTGTAGACAAATCTAAAGCCGATGAAATATATAAGATTATGTGGTTATTTTGTCATGGGATTGCAACTATGATTGCAACAAAAACTGTAGAAATAAATGATTCTGAAGTAGAGTATATGCTTGAAACTGTGTGTAAAGGTATTATAGGAGGAAATAGAAATGAAACTATTATTAAGCGATAA
- a CDS encoding flavodoxin family protein, producing the protein MKLLLSDKHVHINFIESDENKYINLSNLKISNCVGCFGCWTRTPGKCVIRDDAVKVYPIIAKSDEIIYVSKIKYGCYDTVMKTMLERAIPIQQAFIRLLDGEAHHVQRDVAMKNAVIIAYGNIEQGEQEIFKRLIERNAHNMNFKSFKILFVDEENLEKVVMEEVEKWEK; encoded by the coding sequence ATGAAACTATTATTAAGCGATAAACATGTGCATATTAACTTTATAGAAAGTGATGAAAATAAGTATATTAACCTCTCTAATCTTAAAATTTCCAACTGTGTGGGGTGCTTTGGCTGTTGGACTAGAACACCAGGTAAGTGTGTTATTCGTGATGATGCAGTGAAGGTTTATCCTATTATTGCGAAGAGTGATGAGATTATTTATGTAAGTAAAATAAAATATGGTTGCTATGACACAGTGATGAAAACTATGCTTGAGCGTGCTATTCCAATTCAACAAGCTTTTATTCGCCTTTTAGATGGAGAAGCACATCATGTGCAACGTGATGTTGCTATGAAAAATGCAGTTATTATTGCATACGGCAATATAGAGCAGGGAGAACAAGAAATATTTAAACGTTTAATAGAGCGCAATGCTCACAATATGAATTTTAAGAGTTTCAAGATTCTTTTTGTAGATGAAGAAAATTTGGAAAAAGTAGTGATGGAGGAGGTTGAAAAATGGGAAAAGTAA